One window of the Podospora pseudocomata strain CBS 415.72m chromosome 7, whole genome shotgun sequence genome contains the following:
- the POB3 gene encoding FACT complex subunit (EggNog:ENOG503NWB9; COG:B; BUSCO:EOG09261WVT), with translation MAAIESFDNIYLDLSKEHGKCRFAETGLGWKPVGGGDTFTLDQGNIGGAQWSRAAKGYEIKILQRNSGIIQLDGFQQEDYERLSKIFKNWYSTNLENKEHSLRGWNWGKAEFGKAELTFNVQNRPAFEIPYSEISNTNLAGRNEIAVEFAVGEGGKPGQNGATPGKGKKASAGKDQMVEMRFYIPGTTTRKEAEGGDAGSDADEEEKNAVTLFYDTLIEKAEIGESAGDTIATFLDVLHLTPRGRFDIDMYDTSFRLRGKTYDYKIQYEAIKKFMVLPKPDEVHYLLCIGLDPPLRQGQTRYPFLVMQFKTDEEVTLDLNLPEEDLNEKYKGKLESHYEQPLHSVVAQIFRGLAGKKILSPAKNFQTHRAQSGIKCSIKASEGFLYCLEKAFMFVPKPATYIAYDQTQSITFSRVGGAVSALSTFDITVHMKGGGNSQFSNINREDLKGLEDFFQYKGLRVKNEIDEDANMLAAAMRAEDMASSDEEVVQNKADRGSADEDEESVDEDFQADSDSDVAEEYDSNHESDGSGSGESDVDNEVDDDEDEEMEDAEEEEEERPKKKKKTG, from the exons atggccgccat TGAGAGTTTCGACAACATTTACCTGGACCTGTCCAAGGAGCACGGAAAGTGCAGATTCGCGGAGACCGGTCTCGGCTGGAAGCCAGTAGGCGGCGGCGACACCTTCACACTCGATCAGGGCAACATTGGCGGTGCGCAATGGAGCAGAGCCGCCAAGGGCTACGAGATCAAGATTCTGCAGAGGAATTCGGGCATCATTCAACTAGACGGTTTTCAGCAAGAG GACTACGAGCGCTTGAGCAAAATCTTCAAGAACTGGTATAGCACGAACCTAGAAAACAAGGAGCATTCGCTGCGCGGCTGGAACTGGGGCAAGGCCGAGTTTGGAAAGGCGGAGCTCACATTCAACGTCCAGAACCGTCCCGCCTTCGAAATCCCCTACTCTGAAatctccaacaccaaccttgCCGGCAGAAACGAAATCGCTGTTGAGTTTGctgttggcgagggtgggaaACCCGGTCAGAATGGTGCCACCCctggaaagggaaagaaggcgTCCGCCGGAAAGGACCAGATGGTCGAGATGAGGTTCTACATTCCAGGAACAACCACCCGGAAAGAGgccgagggcggtgatgCTGGCAGCGATgcagacgaggaagagaagaacGCCGTCACTCTCTTCTACGACACCCTCATtgagaaggccgagattgGCGAGTCGGCCGGCGACACGATTGCCACCTTCCTCGATGTCTTGCACCTCACGCCAAGAGGTCGTTTCGATATCGATATGTACGATACATCCTTTCGTCTTCGCGGCAAGACATACGACTACAAGATCCAGTACGAAGCCATCAAGAAGTTCATGGTTCTTCCCAAGCCCGACGAGGTTCACTATCTCCTCTGCATCGGGCTGGATCCACCCTTGCGCCAGGGTCAGACCAGGTATCCATTCCTTGTGATGCAGTTCAAGACGGACGAGGAAGTGACGCTGGATCTGAACCTCCCTGAAGAAGACCTCAACGAGAAGTACAAGGGCAAGCTCGAGTCTCACTACGAGCAGCCCCTGCACAGCGTGGTGGCCCAGATTTTTAGAGGACTCGCGGGCAAGAAGATTCTCTCACCTGCCAAAAACTTCCAGACACACCGGGCCCAGTCCGGCATCAAGTGTTCGATCAAGGCCAGCGAGGGCTTCTTGTACTGCCTGGAAAAGGCGTTCATGTTCGTGCCCAAGCCAGCCACCTACATCGCATACGATCAAACGCAGTCCATCACCTTCTCTCGCGTTGGGGGAGCTGTCTCCGCCCTGTCGACGTTTGATATAACAGTCCACATGAAGGGCGGCGGCAACTCGCAGTTTAGCAACATCAACCGTGAAGATCTTAAGGGACTCGAGGACTTCTTCCAGTACAAGGGTCTTCGCGTTAAGAACGAAATCGATGAGGATGCCAACATGCTTGCTGCGGCCATGAGAGCGGAGGACATGGCCAGCTCAGACGAGGAAGTGGTCCAGAACAAGGCCGATCGCGGCTCAGccgacgaagatgaggagaGCGTGGATGAGGACTTCCAGGCTGACTCGGACAGCGACGTCGCCGAGGAATACGACAGCAATCACGAAAGTGATGGTTCAGGCAGCGGAGAGAGTGATGTTGATAatgaggtggatgatgacgaagacgaggagatggaagatgctgaagaggaggaggaagagcggccaaagaagaagaagaagactggTTGA